From the genome of Spirosomataceae bacterium TFI 002, one region includes:
- a CDS encoding lipoprotein-releasing system ATP-binding protein — translation MKPILETKNINKYFLEPVKFQVLKNISFQLQSGEFVSIMGKSGCGKSTLLYILSTMDTNYDGELYLDGEKMSNLDRTELARVRNEKIGFVFQFHYLLPEFTVLKNVMLPALKLGKESYETIEKNAMEKLEMLGIANEAHKKASRISGGQKQRASIARALINNPIIIMGDEPTGNLDSKNAENVFNIFRKLSHEQNLSLLIVTHDEDFAKKTDRIIEMGDGVIL, via the coding sequence ATGAAACCAATTCTAGAAACTAAAAATATCAATAAGTATTTTCTAGAACCTGTGAAATTTCAGGTTTTAAAGAATATCTCTTTCCAGCTCCAAAGTGGCGAGTTCGTATCCATTATGGGTAAGTCTGGCTGCGGAAAATCTACATTGCTATATATTCTTTCCACCATGGATACTAACTATGATGGAGAACTATACCTCGACGGTGAAAAAATGTCGAACCTTGATAGAACCGAACTTGCAAGAGTCAGAAACGAAAAGATTGGGTTCGTGTTCCAATTTCACTATCTCCTTCCAGAGTTTACAGTTCTCAAAAACGTGATGCTTCCCGCACTTAAACTTGGGAAAGAAAGCTACGAGACTATTGAAAAAAACGCAATGGAAAAGCTAGAAATGCTTGGTATTGCAAATGAAGCTCATAAAAAAGCCTCACGAATTTCAGGTGGACAAAAACAAAGGGCTTCCATTGCTAGAGCACTCATTAACAACCCAATTATCATCATGGGTGACGAACCTACAGGAAACCTGGATAGTAAAAATGCTGAAAACGTTTTTAACATATTTAGAAAACTCAGCCATGAGCAAAACCTCTCATTACTCATTGTAACACACGACGAAGATTTTGCAAAAAAAACCGATAGAATAATAGAAATGGGTGACGGCGTCATTTTGTAA
- a CDS encoding lipoprotein-releasing system permease protein: MSNWGLILDISKTHLFSKRKQTAVAALGVTFGIGTFIILMSFMTGLNELLDGLVLNRTPHIQLYNKIEPSDTQPINRLLNPSGDLNYIHSIKPKVKLERIHNALPLLAELQNDKKVNGAALQTTCKVFYLAGSNKLGGVINGIQVGEESRLFNFEEYIVDGTPNSLLKRKNGILLGSGIAKKLSLSIGDKIQVMNTSGSTYSLIITGIYQSGLAEVDDVQSYVNLGMAQQILGVGSNYITRIHVKLHDLDNAVPMSKTIESLYDVNALDIKTANAQYDTGSSIRNLISYAVSITLLIVAGFGIYNILNMFIYEKMNDIAILKATGFTGSDVKWLFITQALIIGFLGGGLGIAIGYAGSVFIDNIPFVTEALPTIKTYPINYDPMFYITGVLFAIISTFMAGYLPARKAEKIDPVDIIRGQ; this comes from the coding sequence ATGAGCAACTGGGGTCTTATATTAGATATTTCCAAAACACATTTGTTTTCCAAGCGGAAACAAACCGCTGTGGCTGCACTCGGCGTAACTTTTGGTATTGGTACATTTATCATTTTAATGAGCTTCATGACTGGGCTCAATGAACTATTGGATGGCCTAGTACTCAATCGCACACCACATATTCAGCTTTACAATAAAATAGAACCTTCCGATACGCAACCCATAAATAGGTTACTAAATCCAAGTGGAGATTTAAACTACATTCACTCTATAAAACCTAAGGTAAAACTAGAAAGAATTCACAACGCACTCCCCTTACTTGCCGAGCTCCAAAACGATAAAAAAGTTAACGGTGCCGCCTTACAAACCACTTGTAAAGTATTTTATCTCGCCGGTTCCAACAAACTAGGCGGAGTTATCAATGGCATTCAAGTGGGAGAAGAAAGTCGCCTATTTAATTTTGAAGAATACATTGTTGATGGCACTCCAAACAGCCTACTGAAACGAAAAAACGGTATCCTATTAGGTTCAGGGATTGCCAAGAAACTTTCGCTTTCTATTGGCGACAAGATTCAAGTAATGAATACCAGCGGCTCCACTTATTCCCTTATAATAACGGGTATATATCAAAGTGGACTCGCAGAGGTAGACGATGTACAGAGCTACGTAAACCTTGGAATGGCACAGCAAATATTGGGAGTAGGTAGCAACTACATCACACGAATACATGTCAAACTGCATGACCTTGACAATGCTGTACCTATGAGCAAGACCATAGAAAGTCTATATGATGTAAATGCACTAGACATTAAAACTGCCAACGCTCAATATGACACAGGATCGAGTATCCGAAACCTCATTTCTTATGCTGTTTCCATTACACTTCTTATTGTTGCGGGTTTTGGCATATACAACATCCTTAATATGTTTATTTATGAAAAAATGAACGACATCGCCATTCTCAAAGCTACTGGTTTTACTGGTTCCGATGTGAAATGGCTTTTTATTACTCAAGCACTCATTATTGGTTTTTTAGGAGGAGGATTGGGTATAGCAATAGGTTATGCTGGCTCCGTTTTTATCGATAACATTCCATTCGTAACAGAAGCTTTACCTACAATCAAAACATATCCGATTAACTACGACCCTATGTTTTACATTACTGGGGTGCTTTTTGCAATTATATCTACATTTATGGCAGGTTATTTACCTGCCCGCAAAGCAGAAAAAATTGACCCAGTAGACATTATTAGAGGACAATAA
- a CDS encoding Multidrug efflux pump subunit AcrA (membrane-fusion protein), which produces MRKYFFLASLILAFSCKSENEETKPKLNDITESVYASVTISPEVSYFPFTSRAGIIEKIMVQEGDTVSQGQILFKISPSQADNRLVDAQIDLAQTKANYQGTENLLKSIQIEIQTQKQKLTLDSINFKRQENLWSQKIGTAIDYDRAKITYQTSTNNYKSLKEKYDQTKINLRNSYQKAINRVNSEQTSLKEYTVKAEFAGMVYNVFKEVGELLSQQEPFAEIGSVGEFKIKMDIDEVDITKINVGDKVVVSLDAYPNDVFEAVISKIFPKKDEATQTFKVESHFIQVPPRLFNGLSGEANIVVSKRKNVLTIPTDYLLPGNVVMTEDGEKEVKLGIKNMEFVEIVAGLDTNTTISKPKK; this is translated from the coding sequence ATGAGAAAATACTTTTTTTTAGCCAGTCTTATTCTTGCATTTAGCTGCAAGTCGGAAAACGAAGAAACAAAACCAAAACTAAATGACATAACTGAGTCTGTTTATGCCTCCGTTACTATTAGCCCTGAGGTTTCATATTTCCCTTTTACAAGTAGAGCTGGTATCATTGAAAAAATAATGGTTCAAGAAGGTGATACTGTGAGCCAAGGTCAAATATTGTTTAAAATATCTCCATCTCAAGCCGACAATAGGTTGGTGGATGCACAAATAGACCTAGCCCAAACAAAGGCTAATTACCAAGGCACAGAAAACCTCCTGAAGAGTATTCAAATTGAGATACAAACTCAAAAGCAAAAGCTGACGCTTGATTCTATCAACTTTAAAAGGCAAGAAAACCTTTGGAGCCAAAAAATAGGAACGGCTATAGACTACGACAGAGCAAAAATCACTTATCAGACTTCGACAAATAACTATAAATCGCTGAAAGAGAAATACGATCAAACCAAAATTAACCTCCGCAATTCTTATCAAAAAGCTATCAATAGGGTTAATTCTGAGCAAACTTCACTTAAAGAGTATACTGTAAAAGCAGAGTTTGCGGGCATGGTTTACAATGTATTTAAAGAAGTGGGTGAACTACTCAGTCAGCAAGAACCTTTTGCCGAAATAGGCAGTGTGGGTGAATTCAAAATCAAGATGGATATTGACGAAGTAGATATCACAAAAATTAATGTTGGAGACAAGGTGGTAGTTTCACTAGATGCTTATCCAAACGATGTTTTTGAGGCCGTTATTTCTAAAATTTTCCCTAAAAAGGATGAGGCAACACAAACTTTCAAAGTAGAAAGCCATTTTATCCAAGTTCCTCCTAGACTTTTCAATGGTTTATCTGGTGAAGCAAATATTGTAGTTTCTAAACGTAAAAATGTTCTCACCATCCCTACCGACTATTTACTTCCCGGCAATGTTGTAATGACAGAAGATGGCGAAAAAGAAGTAAAGTTGGGTATTAAGAACATGGAGTTCGTAGAAATCGTAGCTGGACTCGACACCAACACCACAATATCTAAACCAAAGAAGTAA
- a CDS encoding Conserved TM helix, whose translation MTNLNQFTANLSETFGNLIPGVFGAIILIIIGFLLARLIKSLILKLMTKFNVDEKLGFKPDSPFRLDKFLSILVYYIVLVYTLLIALNMLGVTSALQPLQTMLNEFVGYLPNVIGAGVIIFAGYILSKLGSEAVGFLSEQIESFGKGIGLSSGLSLSKIVKQVVFISIFIPLLIFALDTLNMTVISGPATEMLQSFLMAVPKIIAAAILLAVFYIVGKYVVSILTELLSNVGVDTFSENIGLKSVIGSSKLSTLLGNIALFFIIFTGTIAAAGKLELTEVQEILTNIFNISGKIFFGLVILMLGVFVSNIAAKALAKTQNSGALIPILRFAVIGIFLAFSLHTMGIAESIVNLAFGLTLGAVAVAFALSFGLGGREAAGKQMQEFFDNMKKKK comes from the coding sequence ATGACAAATCTCAACCAGTTTACAGCAAATCTCTCTGAAACTTTTGGCAACCTGATACCAGGTGTTTTCGGAGCAATAATTTTGATAATTATAGGCTTTCTTTTAGCCAGACTCATCAAAAGTTTAATATTGAAACTCATGACAAAGTTCAACGTGGATGAGAAGCTTGGATTTAAGCCAGACTCTCCATTTAGACTTGACAAGTTTCTTTCTATTTTAGTTTATTACATTGTTCTGGTGTACACATTGTTGATTGCACTCAATATGCTCGGTGTGACAAGTGCTTTACAGCCTTTACAAACAATGTTAAATGAATTTGTTGGTTACTTGCCCAATGTTATTGGTGCTGGTGTCATCATTTTTGCCGGCTACATTCTAAGTAAATTAGGGTCAGAAGCCGTTGGTTTCTTATCCGAACAGATCGAATCATTTGGTAAAGGAATTGGTTTATCATCAGGCTTGAGCTTATCCAAAATAGTGAAGCAAGTAGTGTTTATTTCTATTTTTATTCCGCTGCTAATTTTCGCTTTGGATACACTGAATATGACCGTGATTTCGGGTCCTGCTACTGAGATGTTGCAATCATTTTTAATGGCTGTACCTAAAATCATTGCAGCTGCAATATTATTAGCGGTGTTCTACATCGTCGGGAAATACGTAGTTTCTATTCTTACTGAGCTGCTAAGTAACGTGGGAGTGGATACTTTCTCAGAAAACATTGGCTTGAAGTCGGTTATAGGATCTAGTAAGCTTTCTACTTTGTTGGGTAACATTGCTTTATTCTTCATCATTTTTACTGGAACCATTGCAGCAGCAGGAAAACTTGAGCTTACCGAAGTTCAGGAAATATTGACAAATATTTTCAACATTTCAGGCAAGATCTTCTTTGGTTTAGTGATTTTAATGCTTGGAGTTTTTGTTTCTAACATTGCTGCCAAAGCATTAGCAAAAACTCAGAATAGCGGTGCTTTGATTCCGATATTAAGGTTTGCCGTTATAGGAATATTTTTGGCATTCTCTTTACATACCATGGGTATTGCTGAGAGCATCGTGAATCTTGCTTTTGGGCTTACACTTGGTGCCGTTGCAGTTGCTTTTGCCTTGTCATTTGGACTTGGAGGTAGAGAAGCTGCTGGTAAGCAAATGCAGGAGTTCTTCGATAATATGAAGAAGAAAAAATAA
- a CDS encoding CubicO group peptidase, beta-lactamase class C family, giving the protein MTFKNLLFLTLAFLNFQCNKLTPKPGDESLDEFIEKKRNKIGNIGMQAAYLKDGKLAWQKSYGVKNIETNDPVDDKTLFMIASSSKPVTAIAIMRMVEMGQIDLDTDINDYLPFKIHNPNFPSQQITPRMLLSHTSSLNDDWDTLDPLYTLAEGGDSPIELQYFVKNYFLETGEFYNKQTNFHNKAPGAHWDYCNMGYVILGLIIQEVNKKPFEQYMTEDIFLPLGMNDSYWFLRDIPHDNIARPHELVKKEEPKILPHYGYPDFPDGQLRTTVSDYARFLEVFLNEGMANGQQFLKPETVKEFLKVQYPLVHKHQAIAWNYDEMENFIYYRFMPRLPSHTGGDPGVGTIITFDPKTKTGAIIFTNSPPNTILKVKSMFLDMIKRLLRAAL; this is encoded by the coding sequence ATGACATTCAAAAATCTCCTTTTTCTTACCCTTGCATTTTTAAATTTCCAATGCAATAAGCTTACACCAAAACCCGGTGATGAGAGCCTTGATGAATTTATAGAAAAGAAAAGAAACAAAATAGGCAATATAGGGATGCAAGCCGCTTACTTGAAGGATGGAAAACTTGCATGGCAAAAGAGCTATGGAGTTAAAAACATAGAGACCAATGATCCCGTGGATGATAAAACGCTCTTTATGATTGCCTCCAGCTCCAAACCCGTAACGGCAATTGCAATAATGCGAATGGTGGAGATGGGACAAATAGATTTAGATACGGATATCAATGATTATTTACCTTTTAAAATCCATAATCCGAACTTCCCAAGTCAGCAAATAACACCAAGAATGCTCCTTAGTCATACTTCATCTTTAAATGATGATTGGGACACGCTGGATCCACTGTATACTTTAGCAGAAGGAGGCGACTCACCAATTGAGCTTCAGTATTTTGTCAAAAACTATTTTTTGGAGACTGGTGAATTTTATAACAAGCAAACCAACTTTCACAATAAGGCTCCAGGAGCACACTGGGACTATTGCAACATGGGTTACGTGATATTAGGTTTGATCATTCAAGAGGTAAACAAAAAGCCTTTTGAACAATATATGACTGAAGATATTTTCTTGCCTTTGGGTATGAATGATTCTTATTGGTTTCTTAGAGACATCCCTCACGATAACATTGCTAGGCCTCATGAACTAGTAAAAAAAGAAGAGCCCAAGATATTGCCTCATTATGGATATCCAGATTTTCCAGATGGTCAATTGCGTACTACAGTATCAGACTACGCTAGGTTTTTAGAGGTATTTTTAAATGAAGGGATGGCAAATGGGCAACAATTTTTGAAACCAGAAACTGTCAAAGAGTTTCTAAAAGTACAATATCCATTAGTTCATAAGCATCAAGCCATTGCTTGGAATTATGACGAGATGGAAAACTTCATTTATTATAGATTCATGCCAAGACTCCCTTCTCACACAGGCGGCGACCCAGGAGTAGGAACTATTATTACATTTGACCCAAAGACAAAAACAGGAGCTATCATTTTCACTAATTCACCTCCTAATACTATTTTAAAGGTAAAAAGCATGTTTCTGGACATGATTAAAAGGCTCTTGAGAGCAGCTTTGTAA
- a CDS encoding LytTr DNA-binding domain-containing protein, producing the protein MKTKNCNQLHTLVHVGARSSVSPEKIVLLESDSNYTKIILKDGSIIFSSTTMGVIEKRLSGYNFFRPNRSTIINLQYFDQVKNHSKDKASLSLRGGGLKKKFEIKISRRRQATFFENFNL; encoded by the coding sequence ATGAAAACAAAAAACTGTAATCAGTTGCACACACTCGTCCATGTAGGGGCACGAAGTTCTGTTTCTCCAGAAAAAATTGTACTTCTAGAATCTGACTCAAATTACACAAAAATCATTCTGAAAGATGGCTCTATTATTTTCAGTTCTACTACAATGGGGGTAATTGAAAAAAGGCTTAGCGGATATAATTTTTTTAGACCGAATAGATCTACAATAATAAACTTACAATACTTCGATCAGGTTAAAAATCACTCCAAAGACAAAGCAAGTTTGTCACTTCGCGGAGGAGGATTAAAAAAGAAATTTGAAATTAAAATCTCTAGAAGACGTCAAGCCACATTTTTCGAAAACTTTAACTTATAA
- a CDS encoding DNA-binding response regulator, LytR/AlgR family — translation MKTKILIVEDEMLIAANISLDLTNLGYEVTGILPRAEEALNHINENKPDIILLDIQLRGKMDGIALAHKIKETKDIPIIFLTANSDEFHFARAKETKPHAFISKPFKKLDLQRAVELVESRVRELQKEAIESKGIEILEGFLFVRNHERMVKVAISDILYIEAERNYCRIYSTSQEHILVMTLKEMEAKLPSYPFLRIHRSFIVNLTHIDEITSQNISIEGKTIPVSRSHREELLLRLRMI, via the coding sequence ATGAAGACCAAAATCTTAATTGTTGAGGATGAAATGCTTATCGCGGCTAATATCTCTTTGGACTTAACCAACTTAGGATATGAGGTCACCGGTATTTTACCTAGAGCCGAAGAAGCTCTCAATCACATCAATGAAAACAAACCTGACATCATTTTGCTCGACATTCAACTCAGAGGAAAAATGGATGGAATTGCACTCGCTCACAAAATAAAAGAGACCAAAGACATTCCGATAATCTTTCTTACTGCAAACTCCGATGAATTTCATTTCGCAAGGGCAAAAGAAACCAAACCACATGCTTTTATCTCAAAACCTTTCAAAAAACTGGATTTACAAAGGGCTGTGGAGCTGGTCGAAAGTAGAGTAAGGGAATTGCAAAAAGAGGCCATTGAATCGAAAGGAATTGAAATTTTAGAAGGTTTTCTTTTTGTTAGAAATCACGAAAGAATGGTAAAAGTGGCAATAAGTGACATTCTATACATCGAGGCAGAGCGTAATTACTGCCGTATTTATAGTACTTCTCAAGAGCATATTCTTGTAATGACTCTCAAAGAAATGGAAGCAAAGCTACCTTCTTATCCATTCTTAAGAATTCATCGTTCGTTTATCGTTAACCTTACTCATATAGATGAGATCACAAGTCAAAATATTTCTATTGAGGGAAAAACAATACCCGTTAGCAGATCGCATAGAGAAGAATTACTCCTGAGACTTCGGATGATTTAA
- a CDS encoding Two-component sensor histidine kinase, contains HisKA and HATPase domains — MTNKTTRGSFQVFPTCYSPLLITLISICVFPIHAIAQADVQIKVDSVLSLPLDSTLSWMNKNYVKDTKTFPLIANRAISKVKKGSNIELIGDFHTAYADWMGYHGLYAQDSLINQSKLALEAYKKTKNESKIAYAHRSLALDYLNARKIKEAENELFAAIIIFEKLNDKVGLASAYRTLGISYNLTKEPKKALIYFDKAAPHFIKAKDYNRLSYLYLNYIEAYTLNKEFQKAYDIANKCLVLVKEKVPDEFFVEIRAYMGRGHVSLAAENYKRALVDYQKAHKLCIIQIGEERAATYQAEIGKAYLKLKNYPLALENLLAGLAAYDPKQSESFLFLLKDIADCYEAMGDTKNALFYFKKQSVAKENIYKGKVATLEGEAIAKYESGKKDQAIVEQQELLDQKSKTQNIALASAGVLALLLGGLFISFRKNREKTKVITAKNSENELLLKEIHHRVKNNLELVKSLIALQSAELEDSATKDAMIASQNRVQSMGIIHQKLYQGTNLGSIEMKDYFINLSEGILDSFNAEEKVKIECAMDDLELDVDTAVPIGLIVNELLTNALKYAFPENNRGEIKISMSQEKGKVIKLNVTDNGIGKVAGIKPIGTGFGTRLVQLLTQQLNGEMQEENKEGTIISFTFKLDQAA, encoded by the coding sequence ATGACAAATAAAACCACAAGGGGTTCTTTTCAAGTCTTTCCTACTTGTTATTCCCCGCTTTTAATTACACTTATTTCTATATGTGTATTTCCTATCCACGCTATTGCTCAAGCAGACGTTCAAATAAAAGTTGACAGTGTACTATCACTACCACTAGATTCAACTTTGTCATGGATGAATAAGAATTACGTAAAGGACACCAAGACTTTTCCGCTCATTGCCAACAGAGCAATTTCAAAAGTAAAGAAAGGCTCCAATATAGAACTTATAGGTGATTTTCATACAGCCTATGCCGATTGGATGGGCTACCACGGACTCTATGCTCAAGATTCACTTATCAATCAAAGCAAGCTGGCACTTGAAGCCTACAAAAAGACAAAAAATGAATCTAAAATAGCTTATGCACATCGCTCCCTTGCATTAGACTATTTAAATGCTAGAAAGATAAAAGAAGCTGAGAATGAGCTATTTGCTGCCATCATTATTTTTGAAAAGCTTAATGATAAAGTAGGGCTAGCTTCCGCTTATCGCACACTTGGAATATCTTATAATTTGACCAAAGAGCCTAAAAAAGCATTAATCTACTTTGACAAGGCCGCTCCTCACTTTATAAAAGCCAAAGACTATAATCGACTTAGTTACTTATACCTCAATTATATTGAAGCTTACACTCTAAACAAGGAGTTTCAAAAAGCATATGACATTGCCAATAAATGCCTGGTCTTAGTTAAAGAAAAAGTGCCAGATGAATTTTTTGTTGAGATAAGAGCTTATATGGGTAGAGGACATGTCTCCCTTGCAGCTGAAAACTATAAGAGAGCATTGGTCGACTATCAAAAAGCTCATAAACTCTGTATTATACAAATAGGCGAAGAAAGAGCAGCGACTTATCAGGCTGAAATTGGAAAGGCATACTTGAAGCTTAAAAATTACCCCTTGGCACTCGAAAACTTATTGGCAGGGCTAGCGGCTTACGACCCAAAACAATCTGAATCATTCTTATTTCTCCTCAAAGACATTGCAGATTGTTATGAAGCAATGGGTGACACAAAAAATGCCCTCTTTTATTTCAAAAAGCAGTCTGTCGCAAAAGAAAACATATATAAAGGCAAAGTTGCTACTTTGGAAGGTGAAGCAATCGCTAAGTATGAAAGTGGCAAAAAAGATCAAGCCATTGTAGAGCAACAGGAACTACTCGATCAAAAAAGCAAAACCCAAAATATAGCCTTAGCTTCAGCTGGTGTACTTGCCTTGCTCTTGGGTGGCTTATTTATTTCTTTTCGTAAGAACCGAGAAAAAACAAAAGTCATTACTGCTAAAAATTCTGAAAATGAACTGCTCTTAAAGGAAATACACCATCGTGTAAAGAACAACTTGGAGTTGGTAAAAAGCTTAATTGCATTACAATCTGCCGAACTGGAAGATTCTGCCACAAAAGATGCAATGATTGCCAGCCAAAACCGTGTACAGAGCATGGGAATCATTCACCAAAAACTCTATCAAGGCACCAACCTTGGCAGCATAGAGATGAAAGACTACTTCATTAACTTGAGTGAAGGAATCTTAGACAGTTTCAATGCCGAAGAAAAAGTAAAAATAGAATGTGCCATGGATGACCTAGAGCTAGATGTTGACACGGCTGTACCTATAGGACTCATAGTGAATGAATTATTGACCAATGCCCTTAAGTACGCCTTTCCAGAAAATAATAGGGGCGAAATCAAAATAAGTATGAGCCAAGAGAAAGGTAAAGTCATAAAGCTCAATGTAACCGATAATGGAATAGGAAAAGTTGCAGGTATTAAACCAATAGGAACCGGATTTGGCACACGATTGGTACAATTGCTTACGCAACAACTGAATGGTGAAATGCAAGAGGAAAACAAAGAAGGCACCATCATCTCATTTACCTTCAAACTTGATCAAGCAGCTTAA
- a CDS encoding arginyl-tRNA synthetase, translating into MNLEQELKADLSVVLKNLFDLDGEVLLQPTRKEFEGTYTFVVFYLVKELRKKPQDLANEIGEALMQQSKIAIGFNVVQGFLNISLKPEVWIDVFGGIGSDTKLQDGNVMVEFSSPNTNKPLHLGHLRNNFLGDSVSRILSAAGNKVTKACLVNDRGVHICKSMLAYQKLGNGETPTSSGIKGDHLAGKYYVLFDQLYKKEIAELIEGGMSEEDAKKKAPSLLQAQEMLLKWEQGDAEVVALWQKMNEWVFAGFNETYDKIGISFDKVYRESDTYILGKDIVDEGLASGVFYIKDDGSVWIDLEEEGLDQKLVLRGDGTSVYITQDLGTTELKFKDFGNDRSIWVVGNEQDYHFQVLFAIMKKLGRSYADGCYHLSYGMVDLPSGKMKSREGTVVDADDLVNEMIETAKASTEERGKIDDFTTEEAEELHKMLALGALKYFLLKVEPKKRMLFDPKESIDFQGNTGPFIQYTHARIKSILRKAASMNITVPTEMPKVELATSEIDLIFLLSQYDVNLLKAAEEYAPSVIAIYCYDLAKTFNSFYAEVSVMNEEDEAKKAARLLLITKVAETLQKGMGLLGVSVPERM; encoded by the coding sequence ATGAATTTAGAGCAAGAACTTAAAGCAGACCTTTCGGTAGTACTCAAAAACCTATTTGACCTTGATGGTGAGGTACTTTTACAACCTACCCGCAAGGAGTTTGAAGGAACTTATACGTTTGTGGTTTTTTACTTAGTTAAAGAGCTACGCAAAAAGCCTCAAGACTTAGCAAACGAGATAGGCGAAGCTTTAATGCAGCAAAGTAAAATTGCAATTGGCTTTAATGTGGTTCAAGGTTTCTTAAATATTAGCCTAAAACCAGAAGTGTGGATTGACGTTTTTGGAGGAATTGGTAGTGATACAAAACTCCAAGATGGCAATGTGATGGTGGAGTTTTCTTCACCCAATACCAACAAGCCCTTGCATTTGGGGCATTTGAGAAATAATTTTCTTGGTGATTCGGTTTCTAGAATCCTTTCGGCGGCTGGAAACAAAGTAACAAAAGCTTGCTTGGTCAATGATCGTGGTGTACATATTTGCAAGTCCATGCTCGCCTATCAAAAACTGGGCAATGGTGAAACACCTACTTCTTCAGGAATAAAAGGTGATCACTTGGCGGGTAAGTACTATGTACTTTTTGACCAATTGTACAAAAAGGAAATTGCCGAACTCATAGAAGGCGGAATGAGCGAAGAGGACGCAAAAAAGAAAGCTCCTTCTTTACTCCAAGCCCAAGAAATGCTCTTGAAATGGGAACAGGGAGATGCCGAAGTTGTGGCACTTTGGCAAAAAATGAACGAATGGGTTTTCGCTGGTTTCAATGAAACTTACGACAAAATCGGAATTAGTTTTGATAAGGTTTATAGAGAATCTGATACTTATATATTGGGGAAAGACATTGTAGACGAAGGCCTTGCTAGCGGTGTTTTTTACATCAAAGATGATGGAAGTGTATGGATTGACCTAGAAGAGGAAGGGCTAGATCAAAAACTAGTACTTCGTGGAGATGGAACTTCGGTTTACATCACGCAAGACCTTGGTACTACCGAGCTCAAGTTCAAAGACTTCGGTAATGATCGCTCTATTTGGGTGGTGGGTAATGAGCAAGATTATCACTTCCAGGTGTTATTTGCGATCATGAAGAAACTTGGCAGATCTTATGCCGACGGTTGTTACCACCTTTCTTATGGAATGGTAGATTTACCATCGGGCAAAATGAAATCTCGTGAAGGTACCGTGGTAGATGCCGATGATCTTGTAAATGAGATGATAGAAACTGCTAAAGCGTCCACAGAAGAAAGAGGAAAAATAGACGACTTCACGACAGAAGAAGCCGAAGAATTACATAAAATGCTTGCATTAGGAGCTTTGAAGTACTTTCTGCTCAAAGTAGAGCCAAAGAAAAGAATGCTTTTTGACCCCAAAGAATCTATCGATTTTCAGGGAAATACAGGGCCATTTATTCAGTACACGCATGCTCGTATCAAGTCTATTTTGAGAAAAGCAGCAAGTATGAATATCACCGTTCCTACTGAAATGCCAAAGGTAGAACTCGCAACTTCTGAGATTGATTTAATATTCTTGCTTTCGCAATACGATGTCAACTTACTCAAGGCAGCGGAGGAATATGCCCCTTCTGTAATAGCAATCTATTGCTATGATTTGGCTAAAACCTTTAACTCATTCTACGCCGAAGTGAGTGTAATGAACGAAGAAGACGAAGCCAAAAAAGCTGCTCGTTTGCTACTGATTACTAAAGTAGCCGAGACTTTACAAAAAGGAATGGGATTGCTTGGTGTTAGTGTTCCTGAAAGGATGTAG